A single window of Doryrhamphus excisus isolate RoL2022-K1 chromosome 5, RoL_Dexc_1.0, whole genome shotgun sequence DNA harbors:
- the insl5a gene encoding insulin-like 5a, producing the protein MRVLLVLPLLMCAAVCCVDRARAEVKAVKLCGRELMRAVVYTCGGSRWRRFLTESDMDGLSRDENSLESLPSMKSYPGSDLIRRDINNILSTVCCQVGCRKSDLTFLC; encoded by the exons ATGCGAGTTTTGTTGGTCTTGCCTCTGCTGATGTGCGCCGCCGTATGCTGCGTGGACAGGGCCAGGGCGGAAGTGAAGGCGGTGAAATTGTGTGGCCGAGAGTTGATGAGGGCTGTGGTGTACACCTGTGGAGGATCCCGCTGGAGGAGGTTCCTCACAGAGTCAGACATGGATG GTCTATCCAGAGATGAGAACAGTTTGGAAAGTTTGCCCAGCATGAAAAGTTACCCAGGCTCAGACTTGATCAGACGGGACATAAACAACATCCTGTCCACAGTCTGCTGCCAGGTGGGATGCAGGAAGAGCGACCTCACCTTCCTGTGCTGA